One segment of Osmerus mordax isolate fOsmMor3 chromosome 28, fOsmMor3.pri, whole genome shotgun sequence DNA contains the following:
- the c7a gene encoding complement component C7, with amino-acid sequence MIHTLTMKTSVTISLACLWLLSLLVSPSEANCVSLPIPWLFQTTNFCFGVSHVAPVHCTWGSWGEWSVCDGCSKSQSRVRPMGIYAQFGGNPCGGGPTERRECSTTQGCPLQDGCGDRFRCRSGQCISMSLKCNGDQDCEEDNQDELSQTCPSQVFSVCDIDQPPPNIELLGLGFDIVTGKTRGSVINTKSFGGQCRTIFSGDNRRRYRLPQSIIKYNTEVTVRNEFSDELFESTWSYLKEIEKREKTTGTTTGHYNYNYKLEETKYEKNMLMTIDNEIEMAQYQSNAPRYLTLSEEFWKALTRLPNVYDYASYSKVLERFGTHYRTRGTLGGKLRIVISLNEKTVKKIESVKWDYNKCVKKKRSFLFIKWTTEKCTKDSDDKVPFNEDLSESDAVQNVILTGGYTEHVEGLKHIDLRKPTENGRIYKNWADSLKSFPGVFKEKLAPISELVKEVQCAGLKRIYLRQAIEQYLAERHTCRCRPCQNNGVALREKDICKCLCKPGTKGDACETGTDVEEQAGVIHGRWSCWSDWTSCFGGVMRRTRQCNSPAPQNGGQHCIGETAEREPCDDDLEDIKNMEPQCFDSSLPAKEACTSPPPLYNGFVLNPRDVHLIGTTVEYTCIDGHYLVGEKTAECKSDKTWTTPDKHCKRSKCGVPILSDQVTASVWNNSYDIGQKITLSCPQGRLVLGEKEIICDSSLKWSPNPQNIECSEEVAAPDPTRTADIKCKSWEKTVDQACVCRTPNECPSSLEVCATNIKRGRTDLISVCKMHAVQCMGMSMKLAEDNSCEWPNHESTPCNKCQLWQTCNDQTNVCRCKDETECVGPGLSVCARVGDASVSQTMTECEAGRRRCNGEKITLVSILPCEA; translated from the exons ATGATCCACACTCTCACCATGAAG ACTAGTGTGACAATCAGTCTAGCCTGTCTCTGGCTCTTGTCTCTATTGGTCTCTCCGAGCGAAGCTAATTGTGTATCTCTTCCTATACCATG GTTGTTCCAAACTACTAATTTCTGTTTTGGTGTGTCACATGTTGCTCCGGTGCATTGTACATGGGGGTCTTGGGGGGAGTGGTCCGTGTGTGATGGTTGCTCCAAATCACAG TCTCGGGTCCGTCCTATGGGGATTTATGCCCAGTTTGGGGGAAACCCATGTGGTGGAGGGCCCACTGAGAGAAGGGAATGTTCGACAACACAaggctgccccctgcaggatgGATGTGGGGACAGGTTTAGATGTCGTTCAG GGCAGTGTATTAGTATGTCTCTAAAGTGTAATGGAGACCAGGACTGTGAAGAAGATAACCAGGATGAACTGAGTCAAACGTGTCCAAGCCAAGTATTTAGTGTATGTGACATTGATCAACCTCCACCCAATATAGAACTCTTAGGACTGGG TTTTGATATTGTAACGGGTAAGACTAGAGGCAGTGTGATAAATACCAAGAGCTTTGGGGGCCAATGCAGGACCATCTTCTCTGGTGACAACAGGAGACGCTATAGGTTGCCCCAGAGCATCATCAAGTACAATACTGAG GTCACTGTTCGAAATGAATTCAGTGATGAGTTATTTGAAAGCACGTGGTCATACCTCAAGGAAattgaaaaaagagagaaaaccaCAGGAACCACAACAGGACACTATAACTATAACTACAAACTGGAAGAAACAAAATATGAG aaaaacatgctgatgacaatcGACAATGAAATAGAGATGGCTCAGTACCAGAGTAATGCCCCgcgctatctcactctctcagagGAGTTCTGGAAAGCTCTGACTCGGCTGCCCAATGTGTATGACTATGCCAGCTACAGCAAGGTTCTTGAGAGATTTGGAACCCATTACCGAACTAGGGGAACATTGGGGGGTAAATTAAGAATCGTCATCAGCCTCAACGAGAAGACAGTTAAGAAGATTG AGTCTGTGAAGTGGGACTATAATAAGTGCGTCAAGAAAAAACGTTCCTTTCTATTTATTAAATGGACGACTGAAAAATGCACAAAGGACTCCGATGATAAAGTGCCATTCAACGAAG ACCTTTCTGAGAGTGACGCTGTACAAAATGTAATTCTGACTGGAGGATATACCGAGCATGTTGAAGGCCTGAAACACATAGACCTAAGAAAGCCAACAGAGAATGGGAGAATCTACAAGAACTGGGCCGACTCACTCAAGAGCTTTCCAGGGGTGTTTAAAGAAAAG CTGGCCCCCATCTCTGAGTTGGTGAAGGAGGTCCAGTGTGCGGGGCTAAAGAGGATCTACCTGAGGCAGGCCATAGAACAGTACCTCGCAGAGAGACACACCTGCCGCTGTAGACCTTGCCAGAACAATGGTGTCGCTTTAAGGGAAAAAGACATCTGTAAATGCCTCTGTAAGCCTGGCACCAAAGGTGATGCTTGTGAAACTGGAACAGATGTGGAGGAACAGGCAG gtgTGATCCATGGAAGGTGGTCCTGCTGGTCTGACTGGACTTCCTGTTTTGGAGGTGTGATGAGGAGAACTCGACAGTGCAATAGCCCTGCCCCTCAAAATGGCGGTCAGCATTGTATTGGcgagactgcagagagagaaccCTGTGATGATGATCTGGAGGACATCAA GAACATGGAACCTCAGTGCTTTGACTCTTCTCTGCCAGCAAAGGAGGCTtgcacatctcctcctcctttataCAATGGCTTTGTCCTG AACCCCAGAGATGTGCATTTGATAGGCACTACAGTTGAGTACACCTGCATTGATGGTCACTATCTGGTTGGTGAAAAGACTGCTGAGTGCAAAAGTGATAAAACGTGGACGACACCTGACAAACATTGCAAGA GATCAAAGTGTGGTGTTCCTATACTTTCTGATCAAGTCACAGCGTCTGTCTGGAACAACTCCTATGACATAGGACAGAAGATCACACTTTCCTGTCCTCAGGGCAGATTAGTACTTGGAGAAAAAGAGATCATATGTGACTCCAGTCTGAAATGGTCACCAAACCCACAAAACATTGAATGTAGTGAAG AGGTTGCAGCACCAGACCCCACCCGCACTGCAGATATTAAGTGCAAATCTTGGGAAAAAACTGTGGACCAAGCATGTGTATGCAGAACTCCCAATGAATGCCC GTCATCTTTGGAGGTGTGTGCCACCAATATTAAGAGAGGGCGGACAGACCTAATCAGCGTGTGCAAGATGCATGCTGTTCAATGTATGGGAATGAGCATGAAGTTGGCAGAGGACAACAGCTGCGAGTGGCCAAACCATGAATCAACACCCTGCAATAAGTGCCAGTTGTGGCAGACCTGCAATG ACCAGACCAATGTGTGTCGCTGCAAGGACGAAACTGAATGTGTTGGCCcaggattgagtgtgtgtgcgcgcgttggCGACGCCTCTGTCTCCCAGACAATGACAGAGTGTGAGGCGGGACGGCGAAGGTGCAACGGAGAGAAGATAACGCTTGTCAGCATCCTGCCATGTGAAGCCTGA
- the LOC136938234 gene encoding hemagglutinin/amebocyte aggregation factor-like, with protein sequence MKRANVFILLLAGVLVNGKDLRWQNNYDEPLFFNCPSGQSISHIESEHHNKYEDRVWDFRCKATFDSATNCFTSSYVNGFDQPLSYQCPTSQVITGMHSYHENKQEDRRWKFTCCGASNFCTDTCQWTNYVNSFDEAFAFDVPSNTYLIGVESYHDNHYEDRRWKYQYCTRRSC encoded by the exons ATGAAGAGAGCCAACGTCTTTATTCTGCTTCTTGCTGGTGTGTTGGTCAACGGAAAAG ACCTCCGCTGGCAGAACAACTATGACGAGCCGTTATTCTTTAATTGCCCTTCAGGACAATCCATCTCTCACATAGAGAG TGAGCATCACAACAAATATGAAGATCGTGTGTGGGACTTTAGGTGCAAAGCCACGTTTGACTCAGCAACTAACTGCTTTACATCTTCCTACGTAAATGGCTTTGACCAACCTTTGAGCTACCAATGCCCAACCTCTCAGGTCATCACAGGGATGCACAGCTATCATGAGAACAAGCAAGAGGACAGAAG ATGGAAGTTCACCTGCTGTGGAGCCAGCAACTTCTGTACTGATACCTGCCAGTGGACAAACTACGTAAACTCGTTTGATGAGGCCTTCGCATTTGATGTCCCATCAAATACCTACCTGATTGGAGTTGAAAGCTACCATGATAACCATTATGA AGATCGTCGCTGGAAATACCAATACTGTACCAGAAGGTCATGCTGA